AGAGCCGTTACAATATTCAGTAGTGAGTACACCATTTTCCCATCTGGTTTGTGTTTCACCCCGCGTCAAAATTTGCTGTGATTTGACATCAAAAATATCCGCAAAATCAGAACGCACAGCTAGCATTAATTGAAACTCAACAACTTCATTGTGATAGTTAGTTATATCAATATCTTCATGCATCCCTTCCACAATATCGCGCCGAACAGTTACAAGCAAACTACCAGGAGGTAAAGAGTCGTTGATAGTAGGAAGTTGTGGGTTAGTGAATTGATAAAGAGCATCATGATGGCTGATATTGCTAGAGGCTAGCAACGAAAGTCGATAGCGATTAAGAGAAATTTCGTAGTAAGAAATTAGCCGTGTGTCCCAAACAAAAAAACCTTGAGGTAAATTCTCGTCGATAGAACCATCACTAGCCGTTACTAAAAAAGAAGAACCATCGTTGATGGTTATCAAACCCGAATTTACAGTAACTTTTGTAGGCATTTTCAATTAACCAATTCTGTGGCTTTAATTCCCCCGCTTTCAACAAGCGGCAAGTTTTCTGGCTCTTTTTAAATCCCAGTTACAAAACTTAAGTACGAATTACGTTAGCGTAGCGGGGCGTAGCCCATTACGAATTATCTTAACCATTCTCTGTAAAACCCGGATACAAAGTCATTCCACCATCTACAAAGAGTGTTGTACCGTTGACATAATCAGAGTCATCAGAAGCCAACCAAACTGCTGCTTTGGCGATATCTTCTACATCACCCACACGTTTTGCTGGAATCAATTGTAGTAACTTCGCCTCTGCTTGTGGAGTATCCCAAGCTGATTTATTAATTGGGGTTTTGATTGCGCCAGGAGCAATACTATTAACACGAATTTTGTGAGGGGCAAGTTCTTGGGCAATACTTTGCATCATCATATTAATGCCACCCTTGCTAGTAGCATAATTAACATGACCTGCCCAAGGAATTACCTGATGTACGGAACTCATACAAATAATCTTACCTGCCGCACAAGAAATATCAGGCTTCACACCTCGACGCAAGAATTCCTTTGCAGCTTCCCTAGCACACAAGAATTGTCCCGTCAGATTTATCCCAATCACTGCATTCCATTGATCGAGGGTCATATCTATAAATGCTGAGTCTTTTTGAATGCCTGCATTACTTACTAAAATATCAATAGTGCCAAATTGTTTAAGCGTCTGGCTGAACATTGCCTTTACTTCGTCTTCTTTGCTGACATCAGCTTGAATAGCGAACGCTTCTCCATCAGTAGCTTTGATATCATCAACAATTTTTTGGGCTTCTTCAGCTTCAGAATGGTAGTTGATGGCTACTGCTGCACCTGATGCAGCCAAATAGCGAGCGATCGCTTCACCAATCCCAGAACTACCACCTGTCACAAGTGCTTTTTGACCTTTAAGTAGGTAGGGGGAGTAACTCATAATACTTTTTCAGAATTTTTGCTATGTATTTTCATTTGCAAAGTTTGAGGATAGCTGATATTGAAAACTTATGATTGAATCCAAATTGAAGTAAGCTGTCCTACGTTCAACTTTTTATACCAATTACACATTTTGCTTATGTGTTTAATTTTTGACAGCTATTTTGGTGATTCTGGCATTACTTTAGAGGTTTACAAGAATTATCGCTTCTAGCTATTGGAATAATAAATATCTCTATCGAAAGAGCTATAAAAATTTCACCATGATTTCATTATTGGATGAAATCTTTAAAGGATAATGTTTTAGACGTTGGGTTGAATCGACAGTTGAAACGGTGAGAGCGCACGTAATCCCCATTGATGGTAAAACCCTCAAAGGCTCTTATGATAGAGTATTGGGAAAAACAGCTTTGCACTTAGTGCGTGGTCGAGTCAGCATCGTCTTGTTTTGGGACAAGTCAAAGTGGCTGATAAATCGAACACCAGGTAAAGATCCACTAATTGCACGGGGGTTACAAAAAGAGCAATATGCTGGCATTATTAGACTAGCGATCGCTTTGATTGCTGCTGTCGGATTTTTTAGTCGTAGAGTTGAATACGCTATTGCATTTGCTCTTTTTATAAGCGTCATTTTCATTGCATTGTTTTTCTTCGCATAGCGAAAGTTTGAAGAGTATTTTATGAACAACCCAGTTTATCAAACTGTGATTATCGGCGCTGGTTTTACCGGGCTATTTACAGCCTTACACCTCGCTCACGAACATTATCCTCGCTCTGTTATTTTGATTGATAAAGACGAGCGCTTTTGCTTTAAGCCGCTACTATATGAATATTTCGATGGTGAGATGGATAGCTTTCAAGTAGTACCACGCTTTTCGGAACTACTTAAAGGTAGTGGTGTCATCTTTGTTCAAGATGCAGTGCAATCGATAGACTTGCATCAACGGGAAGTTAAATTAGCTTCGGGAAACTCTTACAATTACAGCAACTTAGTATTAGCTTTGGGCAGTGTTACTGGCTATCATCAAGTTGAAGGTGCAAATGTCAATGCCTTTCCTTTCTGGACGCAAGCAGATGCGATCGCTCTTGACCGTCATTTACGTGACTGTTTGCAAAAAGCCATCCAAACTGAAGATGTAGAACAACGCCGAAAACTATTAACAGTAGTCATAGTTGGTGGTGGTGCAAGTGGTGTGGAAATGGCAGCAACCTTAGCTGATTTTCTCCCACATTGGTATAGCGCCTTAGGAGGTAATTCTACTGAAATTCGGGTGATTCTTCTCAATCATGGTCAAAAAATTATTGATGGCGATATTAACGATCCACTACGCCCAATTGCGGAGAAAGAATTACAAAAACGCACTATACCAATTGAAATCCTTACGGGAGCAGAAGCCACTGCTGTTCACCCTAACACAATTGAATATAAAAGCAATAATCAAATTAACACACTGCCAACATACACCACAATTTGGACTGCTGGTACTTCCACTCATCCACTAATTCAAGACTTACCAATTCCCAAAGAGCATCGGGATCATCATAACCGTCCCCTAGTTACTCCCACCTTGCAATTGCTCGACTTTCCAGAAGTTTTTGCCGGCGGTGATTGTGCAGCAGTTCAGAATAGTTCGCTACCACCTACAGCCCAAGTTGCTTATCAACAAGGAGCAAATATTGCCCATAATTTGAAAGCGATCGCTCTAGGAGAAGACCTTAAGCCAGCAAAGGTAAATATACGCGGAACTCTCTTAAAATTGGGGTTACATGATGCTGCTGCTAACCTTTTCAATGTTTTTGAAGTTGCAGGAGAATCTGGACATTTAATTCGTCAAGGCACTTATTTAACGCTATTGCCAACACCAATTCATGACTTTAAAGCAACAACTGAGTGGGTGGATGAAGAGATTTTTCATCACCACCTTGACCCTCACGATGTAGGTAAGAAAGTCGTGCAAGCAGTCGAAGTGGTTGGTGCAGGAGTTGTAGGCATTTTAGTTGCGAGAAAATTATTAAAAATGTTGGGAGACGAGGATAAAAATAAATAAGGAGTAGGAAGTGAAAAAAGATTTTTTCCTTGACATAATCTCCTTTAACAGAACATTAATTATAAGTATAAAGGCTGTTGAATATGTCTAGTCAAACCGATATACAAGTACAAAGAATTAGAGCTATTGGCTTAACAGTAACAAGCTGCGATCGCTCCTTAGATTTCTACATACAAGCACTCTTGTTTGAACTAGTTTCTGATATCACTGTTAAAGGACAGGATTACAGCGACTTAGAAGGCGTAGCTAAAGCAAAAATTCGCATTGTTACTTTGCGACTTGGAGATGAATTTATTGAGTTGATGGAGTATCTCAACATTCAGGGTAAACCCATTCCTAGCGATTCACAAAGTAATGACCTGTGGTTTCAACATCTGGCAATTGTGGTGAGTAATATAGATCGCGCTTATGCTCACTTGCGTTCATTTCCCATTGAACCAATTTCGGTTGCTCCCCAGACAATACCACCTGAGAATAAAGCATCTGGTGGTGTCCGCGCTTTTAAGTTTAAAGACCCTGATGGTCATGATTTAGAGTTAATTTGGTTTCCGCCTGATAAAGGACAAGATAAATGGCATCAAAATAGCCATAGCTTGTTTTTGGGAATTGATCATAGTGCGATCGCTATTTCTAACACTGAGCAAAGTCTACACTTTTACCGCGACCTCCTGGGAATGCAAATTGATAGCCGCAGTTTCAACTGGCGTGCAACCCAATCTCGCTTGGATAATTTACCAGGAGCCGAAGTCAAAATTACAGCATTGCGACCTGTTCAAAATGGCGTGGGAATTGAACTGTTAGATTATATTGTACCGGGAAAAGGTCGGACTA
This window of the Tolypothrix sp. NIES-4075 genome carries:
- a CDS encoding VOC family protein — its product is MSSQTDIQVQRIRAIGLTVTSCDRSLDFYIQALLFELVSDITVKGQDYSDLEGVAKAKIRIVTLRLGDEFIELMEYLNIQGKPIPSDSQSNDLWFQHLAIVVSNIDRAYAHLRSFPIEPISVAPQTIPPENKASGGVRAFKFKDPDGHDLELIWFPPDKGQDKWHQNSHSLFLGIDHSAIAISNTEQSLHFYRDLLGMQIDSRSFNWRATQSRLDNLPGAEVKITALRPVQNGVGIELLDYIVPGKGRTIPSDWKSCDIAHIQIVLVVNNLEQLVDKLQRNGVEFVSSRIVQFSDRSFPYEQGCLVKDPDGHAVLLIVE
- a CDS encoding NAD(P)/FAD-dependent oxidoreductase — protein: MNNPVYQTVIIGAGFTGLFTALHLAHEHYPRSVILIDKDERFCFKPLLYEYFDGEMDSFQVVPRFSELLKGSGVIFVQDAVQSIDLHQREVKLASGNSYNYSNLVLALGSVTGYHQVEGANVNAFPFWTQADAIALDRHLRDCLQKAIQTEDVEQRRKLLTVVIVGGGASGVEMAATLADFLPHWYSALGGNSTEIRVILLNHGQKIIDGDINDPLRPIAEKELQKRTIPIEILTGAEATAVHPNTIEYKSNNQINTLPTYTTIWTAGTSTHPLIQDLPIPKEHRDHHNRPLVTPTLQLLDFPEVFAGGDCAAVQNSSLPPTAQVAYQQGANIAHNLKAIALGEDLKPAKVNIRGTLLKLGLHDAAANLFNVFEVAGESGHLIRQGTYLTLLPTPIHDFKATTEWVDEEIFHHHLDPHDVGKKVVQAVEVVGAGVVGILVARKLLKMLGDEDKNK
- a CDS encoding SDR family oxidoreductase, whose protein sequence is MSYSPYLLKGQKALVTGGSSGIGEAIARYLAASGAAVAINYHSEAEEAQKIVDDIKATDGEAFAIQADVSKEDEVKAMFSQTLKQFGTIDILVSNAGIQKDSAFIDMTLDQWNAVIGINLTGQFLCAREAAKEFLRRGVKPDISCAAGKIICMSSVHQVIPWAGHVNYATSKGGINMMMQSIAQELAPHKIRVNSIAPGAIKTPINKSAWDTPQAEAKLLQLIPAKRVGDVEDIAKAAVWLASDDSDYVNGTTLFVDGGMTLYPGFTENG